GGGCCACCGAAGCGCCCAGCACAGAGGTGCCGCCATCGCGGAAGCTCAGCACGCTGGTTTCGCCGCAGAAACGGGTCTGCGTGATGGAACCAGGCGAGAACACAGCGCCGGTCGTGGTCGTGGTTTCTTCGCGGTCGAAGAACGCTTGGCCCGTCGAGCTCACGCAGATGGCACCACCGGTGGTAGCCAGCGACGTGTTGCCTGGGTTGAAACGCTCGTCAGCAACACCGTTGCCGGTGGCGATCAGGTCGGAGAAGTAGCGAACTTGAGCAGCGTTGCCACCGGTTTGCGCAGCAGCGTAGTTAGACGCCACGTTGTAACGACGGGTAGGCATAGAGAACACCCAGTCCGTCTTGGCGGAGATGCTCGTGTCGTTAGCGTACTGGTTAGCGATCGACGTCACAGCCAGGGCGTTCGTCAGCAAGCGAGCTTGCGTCAGAGGAGCCGTAGGGTTAGGAGCCGTCACGTAAGGCGTCGACATGTCGGGCAGGTCATAGTTCGCGGCAGCGATTGCTGGCACGGTCGTAGGAGCCGTCGTACCCGTGGTGAACACGTTCACCGTACGGAACAGCGGGTCAGCCGTGTACGTGTCAGGCGTAGGTGCTGCGCTGGCCGATTGCGGGAAGTGCACGAAGTTAGCAATGGCTTGAGCGCCGTTGTTTTCAGCACGGATTGCGGTAGCGCCACCCGAGAACGTCGTCGTTTGAGCGACGTTGATGATGTACCAGTCGCCCAGCAGGCCGGTCGAAGGCGTGTCGAAACCAGCTGCAGCCACGGCGGCAGGCGTCGTGAAGTTTTGCAGCGTAGCGTTCAGGGTGGAGGACGTGCAAGGTGCAACGCCGTTCACGTGCTTGATAGCCGTGTACAGGGGATTGACCGTGGTCGTGCCAGCCAGCAGCTGAGGAATGTCAGCCATGTTGAAGATTTCAACGTAGCCTTCACGCGTGTTGTTGGCCTTGTCAGCTTCCGAGATGCCAGGATTCAGACGGTCGGTCACGAAACGTTGGTTCACACCCTTGGCCAGCGTAGGCAGCGTGCAGGTACCGTCAGCGGTCACAATTTGTGCCACGCCATCGGAACCAGCCGTCACGGCAGCAGTCCACACGTCACCAGGCGACATGAAGACTTGGAAGTCAAGAATGTCGTCGGAGTTCAGGGCGCCGCGGAAACGAACCTTCACGGCCTTGCCGTTGGAGGTGTCGGTGTTCACAACGTGCATCACGGTCATGTTGCCGTTTTGTGCGTTGAAGTAAGGAACCAGCAGTGCATGACCCACGCCGCCTTCCGCGAACGACATCGTCGTAGCGGTCGTCGTCTTCAGCGGAGCCGTACCAACGACCACATCAGCAGATGCGGCGCCAGCAAAGCCCAGGCCACCAATCATGGCAGCAATGCTCAGGGCCAGAACATTTTTTCTCATATCAAGAACTCCAGTTAAAAAGTTGGTAAGCGCAACTACCACGATTGATTACGCTAAGGGATGGTAGCACAGCGCTCTGACGTGTTGTACAACGGAACCGCTGTAACAAAACCTGTTGTTGAGGAAATGCAACACCGTATATGGTGAGGTGAATCTTGCTTCGCAAGACTGCTTGCCAACGCCCTCGAAGACCCGTATCAAAGATCTTGATAGTGCCACCACTGGCCATCTTCAAGCAGCCATGTCTCGTTCAGGTAGCTGTCGATCGTACCAAGCTTTGACCCGATCACGGCAGGCTGAACTCCCAATTTCACCTGGGTGGTGCACTTCTCACTCTCACAAGTGACTTTCGTGACCTCCACGCTCTTGACGGCAACACCAGCACCAAATTGCATCTTGAATTGGTCGGCTGTCTTGGTTTTGCGATAAGAAGGCGTAGACAAGGCATAGGCCTTGTCATACTGCCCCGCCACTCTCGCTTTCCAATACTCTGTCGCCCGCTGCTCGACGATCTGCTCTGGGGTGGCAGGCTTGAAAGCGGCGCATCCCGAGAGTGCCATGACGCCTGCGGCCAAGAAAATGGTGCCCATCCGGCGGCGGAAAGTGGTGTTTTGAACCATGGTTGAGTTGATCTCCTGTTAACGATCTGGTTGAACGACGCTGTTCGACTCAGTTTGGCTGGACTGGTTGCACTGGGGCCTGAGGCGCCTTGAGGGGGTTACGGCTGCCCTGCTCCTTGAGTTCGATGACTCTCAAGCCCTTCATCCGGTCACGCAAGTCTTCACTCACTTCACGGATGTCGATGTCTGTGCGAACGACGCGAGGCGTGAGAACAACCAGCAGTTCCGTCCGATTGCTGGTATTGCTATTGGTGCCGAACAAGTTCCCAAGGACCGGAATGTCTTGCAACAGAGGTACGCCTGCCTTGCCGACTGTACTGTTGTCCTTGATCAAACCACCCAGCACGATGGTCTCGCCCGACCGGACGGCCACCTTGCTGCTAATCTGACGCTGCAAAAACGCAGGCTGATTGTTGGCATTGCTTCTGACGGCCCCCAAATCGGTCACCGTCTGGTCCACCTGCATGTTCACGATGTTGCCAGCGTTGACGGAGGGCGTGACGACAAGGTTTACGCCCGTATCCTTATATTGAACAGAGCTGGTGGACGCGTTGGCATTGTCCACAAAACTAACCGTCGTCGTGCTGACCGGCTCCTGGTTGCCAACATTGATGGACGCGGTGTGATTGTCAAGCACCATGAGCGAAGGGCTGGAGATGACCTTCAAGAGCGACTTGTCAGCCAGGGCATTGAGCACCGCTTGCACGCCCGTTGAACTTCTGAGCACATAGGAGAAGCCTTGAGCTGCGCCTCCCAGCAAGGTGTCTCTGTTAACAGTGGTCGGATTGCGCCCGCTGATCAGTCCCTCGCCGGTGTATCCATTCCGACTGTTGTTGAACGACCATTGCAAGCCGTACTGGAGATCATCGTTCAAGGTCACTTCAATGATGCTGGCCTCGATCAGAACCTGAGTGGGGGGAAGATCCAGTCTCTTCAGCGCGGCTTCAATCTTTGAATACTCAGCACGCGTACCCCAGATGAGCACTGAATTGTTCAGTTCATCAGCCATCACCCGGACACTGCCCAGATTGGCACTCAGGGTACCCTGCTGCTGCGTACCCTGTGAGTTGGTATTGCGGTTGCCGAAGGCCCCGGTTCCGGAACCACTGGAGAAAGCACTGCCCGTCAGACCCGAAGAGCGGACACTGCTGCCGCCCATGTAATTGGACCCGCTGCCGCTGAACGTGCTGCCCACGCCGCCGAATCCGCTTTGCGTCTGGCCGAAAGAGTTCCCCGTCGCGCTTCCAAACCCGGGTGCCACACCGCTGTTGGCCACGTTCGATCCACCGGTCTGCCCCCCGAAAATCCCGCTCAGCACGCTCGCAAGGTGCTTGGCATTGACGTTCTGCACCTGATAAATGAAGAGCTGTGGCTCAGACCCGTTGTCGCTGGGCTGGTCCAACTTTTCGATCCAGCGGCGCGCTTCCTCCAAATAGGAAGCGCGTGGTGTTACCACCAAAATGCTGTTGAGCCGCTCGATGGGCATGATGCGCAGAGCGCCGAAGAGGGGATTGCCTTCACCCAACATGGCTTGCGCCGCGCTGGCCGCATTCGCCTGCGCCGCGCCCGGTGTGCCTGCAGCAACGGCTCCTCCGGCATTCGGGGAAGCCGCTGCGGCACCACCTCCACTGACCAGACGCAGCGCAGTTTCCACTTCCTTGATCGACGCATGCTTCAAGGGGAACACCCCAACCGACATGCCTTTGAGCAGGTCAATGTCAAAGGTGTTCACCAGATCGAGCCACCCCTCGGCCTGGGTGCGTGTGCCACTCAGAATCAGCAGATTGCGCACGTTGTCTACCCGCACGACGGCATCGGGAGGCATCATCGGCCGAAGGATGGATGCCATTTCGCTCGCACCGATGTATTGCAGCGGCACGATGATGGCGCCCGAGCCCGGAGGCAGTGGACCGTTGCCTACCTGGCGAACGGATCCACCGATGCTCCGCAATGCATCAGGCCGCCCGACGTGATAAGTGCCGCGGGCATCGCGCAACATGGCGAGTCCGTTGGCCTGCAAGGAACTCTCCAGCAGGAAAACCGCTTGATCTGGCGCAATGGGCGTGCGTGTCGCCAACGTCACCGTTCCGCTCAACGGCGGGTGAAGTACGTAGTCCGTCTTGAGGATATCTCCCAAAATGGTGCGCACCACCTCTGCCACCGGCGCCTCTTCGAAATTGAAGGACAACGGAGCGCCTTGTACGGCAGCCACCGGTTTGGCCGGGGCGATCACACGATCGTTTCCGATGATGAAGCGCGGCTCCGCTGCAGGAAGCTCGCCCTCTGCGGAAGGCTTGTCCGCCTTCTTCGACGCCGCATTGGCGGACGAATCAGACGCAGAGCTCGGCATTACTGCACCGCTCGACTCCGTGACGAGGTTGCTGCTACCGGTTGCGGGTGCGGACTGCTGCGACTGGGCTATGGCCAATTGACTAGTGGCCAGCGCAATAGCGGTGAGTGCGTGTCGGTAAGGGGTCATGACTGCTTGCCTGGAAACGGGGAGAAACGAACAGATAGGAGGCACGTTCATTAAGAACGACCGCCAAATGTTGCGCGAGGGGGCGCGGACCGGGCTGGAGGTTGAACCGCCCCTCGTCCGATCGATGTGGGAGCGCTGACCGGTGCTGCTGGAGCCATGCCGGTATACGAAGTAACGGCCGCACGAGGCAGCTGTAGGACACGGCTTTGGTCACCCTTGATGAAGGTGACATTGCGACCGTTGATGGACTGGAGCGTCCACCCTTCGATGTTGTCATTCAAGCGTGCACGGCGGTGCTTGCCTGCCACTTCGATGATGATGCCTCCTGCGCCATCGCCGACAAAGACGCCTGACAGGCGAGCGGTGCTGAGGTTGTCGACTTGCACCTCCTCGGCAGCCTTGGGCGGCGGAGGCGGTGGAGGGGGCCTGCGTGTGAAAGCAAACAATGGACGATCCAGCATCGCAATGAATTGCCCGGTGTCTGCATTGGTCACCCCTGGCAACGCAGGAAGCATGGCAGCAAAATCCGTGCGGTGTGGCGTTGGTTCTTGCCAATGCACATTGCGAACGCTTCCATCCGGTGCAACCCACATCCATGCCAGAAGAATCAGCAACGCTGCATTGGCCAGCAGCAGCAGATGCAAGGCATACCGCTTCATGTGCGCTCCCGCAATACGCTGAGGCCGAACTGCGCCGACAGCCGGGGGGCGACCTTGGGATCTGAGTTGGCATAGCCACCCTGAAGCTGAATGTCCAGATCATTGATGACGATGATGGGCATTTGACTGGTCAGAACGGCCAGTGCACTTTGCAGGGCCAGCATTTCGCCCTCGGTCCGCACCGTCAGTGGAATGCGATCAAAGCCCTTCTCGTCCTTGGCAGGCAGCACCTGACTGCTGATCACCTGCAAGCCCGCCGCGCTGAAGATATCCCGGATCCGCTGCTGGGCCGCGTTGCCAGTCTGGTTGGCATCCTGGGATGCCGGATAGATGTACTGCGTTCTTGCTGCATTGGCCTGCGCAAGCACGGCTTCAATATCCGTCCGCTGCGACTCCAACCCCAGAAGCCGCGCATAGCGCGGCTCCATTTGCGCCAGTTGAGATTCGGCACCTTGGTGCTTTTCAGCGATGCACCAGCCCAACATGACCAGGGGAAGGATCACCAGAGCCAGGGTACAGGCGAGGATCAGCCCCTCACGGGATGAAATGCGTTTCATGGCTTGGTACGGTTCGCAGGCGAAGAAGCGGGCAATGCAGGCGCAGTGGTGGTACGGCCACCGAATGTGGCGACCGATCCACCAAAGGCAGCTCCACCGGCCGATGGAGGGGCACTGGCCGGCGGCGGTGCGACTGCGCTGGAGGATGAATTGGCGGGCAACGAAGCGGGGGCGACAGGCACTCCGGCCACGCTGGCGCCCGAGGCAGCAGCGCTGGCCACACCCCCCGAGGCAAGGGCCGGCGTCACGGCCCCAGCGGAGGGTACCGCGGCCTTGCCTGCGGCCGCACTTCCTACCACCCCGAAAAACTGAGGATCCAGCGTGAATTCAATGGCAAACGTTTCCTTGGGGGAATTCCCCATCCGGGTGGCAGCGGATGGGGCACGGACCTCTCGCAACCCCGGCTCATTGCCCAGCACCTGCATCAGGGCGGCCGCATTTCCGGTCATTCCCACGATGGTCACTTTGGCACCTTGCATGCGAAAACTCTGCAGGTAGGTATCGTCCGGCAGCAGTTGGGTCAGCTTGTCCAGCACACGCAAAGGCTCAATGCGCGTGGCAAGCACTTCCGACAGCATTCCGAGCTTTTCTGCCGATTGCATGAGCGCATCCCGCTTGGCGACGACCGGGGCCGTGCGCTTGGCCGCATCCTGGTAGCTTTGCGCCGCCTCGATCGCGCGCTCACGCAATTGGAGCGTAGGGGTCACCGCAATGACCATGGTCAGTACGGCCATTGAGAGCAAAAGCCCATAGCCCGCGCGTCTCCATCTCAGTGCATGCGCATGGCGCAAGCCTTCACCATAGCCACCAAGCACGATGGGGCGCTGTTGATTGCTACGCACCCAGACTTCCGGGTTTGACACGCCGCCAAGGCGAGCGGCCTGGGAGGCGAGGTATTGGGCGACCTGCTTGCGAGATGCCAAAGCCAGCTCGATTCGGGAACTGCCCGTGGAGCCTTCGATCAAGCGATAGCCCCACACCAGATCCGCCTCAGGAAAGGGACTGATGGCACGCACTTCCAAAGCACCGGCTTTGGCGATGTCCGATTCAGCCATGGGCGGCAAGGTCAGCGTCCTGCGAAGCACGAATTCTTCAGGCAGTTCAACGGCGGTGAAGCTGGCTTTGACCGGGCCCGCCACCTTGGACTGCTTTTCATCCCCCAGCCAGAAAGAGAGGCCGTCCTCGGGATGGAGCAGCACGACCGGCGCGGACGGCGTCAGCCAGGAAAACAGCGGCCACGCATGCATGCCCTGCCAGGGGCTGCGGACATCACGCCAGAGTGCGTGCAAGTCGATTCCCAGGAAACGGGCATCGGAGGAAATGGAAGGCATGGGTGGCTCAGGAGTTTTTACGTATCACGGGCTCAACGCCTGAACTGGCACGGAAGGTCTGCCACGGCAAACCGCCCTTCGCACGTACGTTGAAATCGATGCTGCGCGATACGCGCAACCAAACACCGTCCGGCATGGGAACCCTTGCCTGGATTCGCAGCCGCCGAACCGTCGAGTTATCTAAAAATGCGGCCTCCAGGGCCGTGGTGTCGATGCCTTCAGCCCCGGCATCCCGGTCCGCTACGATGCGCATGGCGACTGCAGCGTTTCCTCCGGCAAGGACCGTCAGCACTTCCATGGGCGCAGCCATCGGATTGACCAAGCCTCGCCCTCGAAGATCTGCAGTGATGAGCGGCGAAAGTCTAGCATAGAGGGTGTAGTCCACCCCGGGCACCTTGAGCAGGTCTTCTTCCGATTCGAAACGCTGCGGCGCACCACGTGGATCACGCCGCTCACGCATTTCCACCGTGGCTTGCGCGAGCCCCTGGGCCGCCTCTGCCGGCATTTCGCCCGCAACGGAAAAGAGCTTCGCCAGCAAGGCAACAGGCGCACCATTGATGTCGATCAAGCCGTTCAAAGGCATGGCCTGGACCTGCATCGTGACCCCGCGATAGTCGATCTGTGCCTGCCGGGTGCGGGCCAGGGGGGTGTTGCTGGCCACCAGCGCCTGCAATGCCAGTTGAATCGCCGCATCGCCCAGCGCTTGGGCCTGGACGTTCTGGCGCGACAAGGACATGACGCGCGCCTCTTCCCGGATGGACCGTGTCAGGCCAGACACGATGATGGTGAGGGCAGCGACCATCCAGAGCACGGCCAACAGCGCCATGCCGCGCTGTTTCTTGTTACGGTGCTTACCTGGCTTGCACTGATTCACGAGCGGCTCCCGCCAAAAGTGGCTCCGTCGCTGGCCGGATCGCTGGCTGGCAGAACGCGCATCGGAATGACGATGTCCGGCCAAACGCCTGTGGAGGTCCGGATCGCAATCGAAACCCGTTGAGGCAGCCGATCAACCGCCTTCCAGGGAGCGCCCCAAACAGGAGGCTCCTCGTTGGCGTCTTCGTACCGAAGTGAAAAGCCGGTCATCCCATCCACCAGCACGTAGCTGGCGGCCTGGCTCCAATCCGGCGCCAAGCCTCCATCGATCCAAGGCAAGTACCGCAATACCAAAGCAGGCCCCGATGCCTGGTCCAGCACGCCCAATCGAAAATGGTAGCGCCCACCCACACCGTAACGGGCTGGCATCACCCCCACCCAAGCCATCTCCTCGGGCAGCCCGATAAAAAAGTACGGGCTCTCGTCGATGGAGACGACCGCCGCCCGCTTTTGCAGAGACACCCGGCCCAGCACCGAGCGCAGAAACCCGTTGGCCACCCGCAGTTCATCGGTCCGCAGCATCCGGCGATCCACCCTCTCTTCCGTTTGTGCCGTGGTACGCAATGCGGACCCCA
This region of Acidovorax sp. GBBC 1281 genomic DNA includes:
- a CDS encoding cell surface protein; this translates as MRKNVLALSIAAMIGGLGFAGAASADVVVGTAPLKTTTATTMSFAEGGVGHALLVPYFNAQNGNMTVMHVVNTDTSNGKAVKVRFRGALNSDDILDFQVFMSPGDVWTAAVTAGSDGVAQIVTADGTCTLPTLAKGVNQRFVTDRLNPGISEADKANNTREGYVEIFNMADIPQLLAGTTTVNPLYTAIKHVNGVAPCTSSTLNATLQNFTTPAAVAAAGFDTPSTGLLGDWYIINVAQTTTFSGGATAIRAENNGAQAIANFVHFPQSASAAPTPDTYTADPLFRTVNVFTTGTTAPTTVPAIAAANYDLPDMSTPYVTAPNPTAPLTQARLLTNALAVTSIANQYANDTSISAKTDWVFSMPTRRYNVASNYAAAQTGGNAAQVRYFSDLIATGNGVADERFNPGNTSLATTGGAICVSSTGQAFFDREETTTTTGAVFSPGSITQTRFCGETSVLSFRDGGTSVLGASVARQDLSSGSFTNGWSRVDVPNVVAGQSLGLPILGASFIKLSNPSAAAGTSGTYGITWPHRFTFPTVTP
- the gspD gene encoding type II secretion system secretin GspD: MTPYRHALTAIALATSQLAIAQSQQSAPATGSSNLVTESSGAVMPSSASDSSANAASKKADKPSAEGELPAAEPRFIIGNDRVIAPAKPVAAVQGAPLSFNFEEAPVAEVVRTILGDILKTDYVLHPPLSGTVTLATRTPIAPDQAVFLLESSLQANGLAMLRDARGTYHVGRPDALRSIGGSVRQVGNGPLPPGSGAIIVPLQYIGASEMASILRPMMPPDAVVRVDNVRNLLILSGTRTQAEGWLDLVNTFDIDLLKGMSVGVFPLKHASIKEVETALRLVSGGGAAAASPNAGGAVAAGTPGAAQANAASAAQAMLGEGNPLFGALRIMPIERLNSILVVTPRASYLEEARRWIEKLDQPSDNGSEPQLFIYQVQNVNAKHLASVLSGIFGGQTGGSNVANSGVAPGFGSATGNSFGQTQSGFGGVGSTFSGSGSNYMGGSSVRSSGLTGSAFSSGSGTGAFGNRNTNSQGTQQQGTLSANLGSVRVMADELNNSVLIWGTRAEYSKIEAALKRLDLPPTQVLIEASIIEVTLNDDLQYGLQWSFNNSRNGYTGEGLISGRNPTTVNRDTLLGGAAQGFSYVLRSSTGVQAVLNALADKSLLKVISSPSLMVLDNHTASINVGNQEPVSTTTVSFVDNANASTSSVQYKDTGVNLVVTPSVNAGNIVNMQVDQTVTDLGAVRSNANNQPAFLQRQISSKVAVRSGETIVLGGLIKDNSTVGKAGVPLLQDIPVLGNLFGTNSNTSNRTELLVVLTPRVVRTDIDIREVSEDLRDRMKGLRVIELKEQGSRNPLKAPQAPVQPVQPN
- the gspM gene encoding type II secretion system protein GspM — encoded protein: MKRISSREGLILACTLALVILPLVMLGWCIAEKHQGAESQLAQMEPRYARLLGLESQRTDIEAVLAQANAARTQYIYPASQDANQTGNAAQQRIRDIFSAAGLQVISSQVLPAKDEKGFDRIPLTVRTEGEMLALQSALAVLTSQMPIIVINDLDIQLQGGYANSDPKVAPRLSAQFGLSVLRERT
- a CDS encoding PilN domain-containing protein — encoded protein: MPSISSDARFLGIDLHALWRDVRSPWQGMHAWPLFSWLTPSAPVVLLHPEDGLSFWLGDEKQSKVAGPVKASFTAVELPEEFVLRRTLTLPPMAESDIAKAGALEVRAISPFPEADLVWGYRLIEGSTGSSRIELALASRKQVAQYLASQAARLGGVSNPEVWVRSNQQRPIVLGGYGEGLRHAHALRWRRAGYGLLLSMAVLTMVIAVTPTLQLRERAIEAAQSYQDAAKRTAPVVAKRDALMQSAEKLGMLSEVLATRIEPLRVLDKLTQLLPDDTYLQSFRMQGAKVTIVGMTGNAAALMQVLGNEPGLREVRAPSAATRMGNSPKETFAIEFTLDPQFFGVVGSAAAGKAAVPSAGAVTPALASGGVASAAASGASVAGVPVAPASLPANSSSSAVAPPPASAPPSAGGAAFGGSVATFGGRTTTAPALPASSPANRTKP
- a CDS encoding general secretion pathway protein GspK, whose product is MNQCKPGKHRNKKQRGMALLAVLWMVAALTIIVSGLTRSIREEARVMSLSRQNVQAQALGDAAIQLALQALVASNTPLARTRQAQIDYRGVTMQVQAMPLNGLIDINGAPVALLAKLFSVAGEMPAEAAQGLAQATVEMRERRDPRGAPQRFESEEDLLKVPGVDYTLYARLSPLITADLRGRGLVNPMAAPMEVLTVLAGGNAAVAMRIVADRDAGAEGIDTTALEAAFLDNSTVRRLRIQARVPMPDGVWLRVSRSIDFNVRAKGGLPWQTFRASSGVEPVIRKNS
- a CDS encoding prepilin-type N-terminal cleavage/methylation domain-containing protein, encoding MKRLPEGSKAPCQHGFTLVELLVVITLLSLVMLALGSALRTTAQTEERVDRRMLRTDELRVANGFLRSVLGRVSLQKRAAVVSIDESPYFFIGLPEEMAWVGVMPARYGVGGRYHFRLGVLDQASGPALVLRYLPWIDGGLAPDWSQAASYVLVDGMTGFSLRYEDANEEPPVWGAPWKAVDRLPQRVSIAIRTSTGVWPDIVIPMRVLPASDPASDGATFGGSRS